In the Sediminitomix flava genome, one interval contains:
- a CDS encoding AraC family transcriptional regulator — protein MHEEISKVQFNNQKQPIGIEIIRISDLFQKNTPLETPHRAQFFQILWIEKGETIHQVDFIDHKLNENDLLFIPFNAINKFGANGGHSYDGKIILFTDDFFCATQTHSNYLNRSLLWNSLYERLPLFIGTEVSLKNVIKSISTELALPFDEIDESILRNDLHNFMLHAERVFQKTGIKIIENSPQKEVLLSFHQLLQENFWKEKSVQFYASQLNQTEKQLHKITTNLIDKTPKQLIDECIVLHAKRMLVHDQKNVKEISYELGFEDPSYFTKYFKKHTQQSPIHFKTQLK, from the coding sequence ATGCACGAAGAAATTTCTAAAGTCCAGTTCAACAACCAGAAGCAACCTATCGGGATTGAGATTATCCGAATATCTGATCTATTTCAAAAAAATACACCTCTAGAAACGCCTCATCGTGCTCAATTTTTTCAGATACTCTGGATTGAAAAAGGTGAAACGATTCATCAAGTCGACTTTATTGACCATAAGCTGAATGAAAACGATCTTCTTTTCATCCCATTCAATGCAATCAATAAATTTGGGGCGAATGGAGGACATTCTTACGATGGTAAAATTATACTATTCACAGATGATTTCTTTTGTGCCACACAAACGCACAGCAATTATTTAAACCGCTCTTTACTTTGGAATTCTTTATATGAAAGACTTCCATTATTTATAGGTACAGAAGTTTCTCTTAAAAATGTCATAAAGAGCATTTCGACTGAATTGGCTCTACCATTTGATGAAATCGATGAGAGTATCCTTAGAAATGACTTACACAATTTCATGCTACATGCAGAGCGTGTTTTTCAAAAAACAGGAATAAAAATCATAGAAAATAGTCCTCAGAAAGAAGTTCTACTATCCTTTCATCAGCTCCTTCAAGAAAATTTCTGGAAAGAAAAGTCTGTTCAATTCTATGCGTCTCAACTCAATCAAACTGAAAAGCAACTGCACAAAATCACAACAAACCTCATCGATAAAACACCAAAACAGTTGATTGATGAATGTATCGTTCTTCATGCTAAAAGAATGCTTGTTCACGATCAGAAAAATGTAAAAGAAATCAGTTACGAACTAGGTTTTGAAGACCCTTCTTATTTCACAAAGTACTTTAAAAAGCATACTCAACAATCCCCTATTCACTTCAAAACACAATTGAAGTAA
- a CDS encoding DUF4493 domain-containing protein codes for MKQTFYKWLTIVCIAFLITNVSCQNEEVIDQYLSGDITLNLKMGNENKITQSRLSSEVSTDDFSILINLVGSEDTTAFYPRYVDMPSSITLRQGGYILSAYSGTEQSASFENPVYYGETEFEVTASNETAVSVECLLSNAKVRVSFTEDAITRYPDIYATINHGIDTLIYTQGENQAGYFGLSDNDSIYLDMTIYYTENDVLETYEKSYEGVKANDFYSITINASLDGQASVGVSIGDENVIEDEIILGEETEILTWSNYFGDIDKDEEVFSLIESINGGYILAGYKQGDAWLFKLDEKGELLWEQEQLSGDEIRGIAEDDLGNILIVGVTSTLGNGEDDILFAKLDHDGNIVWEKTFGGDYNDIAFSIEKSKDDNYFIVGSKEVEHNEYDLWVMKIDSEGNLIWEYTSSILGGFTGAQSISENTEYDLFISGYTNKNNLVISKLNSDGVLIWEKVFNDTVFFSNPGGMTHKASLIVSSEGYIYWVGNKWSNNNIDFWLLKLDSSNNVLWETSIGGGGSDYGNSVTEDVDGSLLLVGRTYSKGAGSTDAWVIKVDTEGNLLWDITYGNTSLDAANDVIKSKGGEIVTVGYTRVPDTGDNQAWVLKLNESGEL; via the coding sequence ATGAAACAAACATTTTACAAATGGCTAACTATTGTATGCATTGCATTCTTGATAACTAATGTTTCATGTCAAAATGAAGAAGTAATCGATCAATATTTGAGTGGAGATATAACTCTTAATCTGAAGATGGGTAATGAAAATAAAATTACTCAAAGTAGATTATCGTCAGAGGTTTCTACTGATGATTTTTCTATACTTATTAACCTGGTTGGCTCAGAAGATACTACTGCATTTTATCCTCGATATGTAGATATGCCTTCTAGTATTACGTTGAGACAAGGAGGTTACATTTTGTCTGCTTATTCAGGAACTGAACAAAGTGCCTCTTTTGAAAATCCAGTTTATTACGGAGAGACTGAATTTGAGGTAACAGCAAGTAATGAAACGGCAGTAAGTGTAGAGTGTTTATTATCTAATGCTAAAGTAAGAGTAAGTTTTACTGAAGATGCTATTACTCGTTACCCCGATATTTATGCGACTATTAATCATGGTATTGATACTTTGATATATACTCAAGGTGAGAATCAAGCTGGATATTTTGGATTAAGTGATAATGATTCAATTTATCTAGATATGACGATATATTATACTGAAAATGATGTATTGGAAACTTATGAAAAAAGCTATGAAGGAGTAAAGGCCAATGACTTCTATTCTATAACGATCAATGCATCTTTAGACGGGCAAGCCTCAGTAGGAGTAAGCATAGGTGATGAGAATGTTATTGAGGATGAAATTATACTTGGTGAAGAGACTGAGATCTTGACTTGGAGTAACTATTTTGGAGATATAGATAAAGATGAAGAGGTATTTAGTCTGATTGAAAGTATAAATGGAGGTTATATTTTAGCAGGGTACAAACAAGGGGATGCATGGCTTTTTAAACTTGATGAAAAAGGTGAATTACTTTGGGAGCAAGAACAACTATCAGGTGATGAAATTAGAGGTATAGCAGAAGATGATTTAGGAAATATATTAATTGTTGGAGTAACGAGTACGCTTGGTAACGGAGAGGATGATATTCTTTTTGCTAAACTAGATCATGATGGAAATATAGTTTGGGAAAAAACATTTGGAGGAGACTATAATGATATTGCATTCTCTATTGAGAAAAGTAAAGATGACAATTACTTTATAGTTGGCAGTAAAGAGGTCGAACATAACGAGTATGATTTGTGGGTTATGAAGATAGACAGTGAAGGGAATCTAATATGGGAATATACTTCATCTATTTTAGGAGGATTCACAGGAGCTCAGTCAATTTCAGAAAATACTGAATATGATTTATTTATTTCGGGTTACACTAATAAGAATAATCTAGTTATCTCAAAGTTGAATTCTGATGGTGTATTGATTTGGGAAAAAGTTTTTAATGATACAGTTTTTTTTAGCAATCCAGGGGGGATGACTCATAAAGCTAGTCTGATTGTTTCTAGTGAAGGCTATATTTATTGGGTAGGAAATAAATGGTCCAATAATAATATTGATTTTTGGTTATTAAAACTTGATTCATCTAATAATGTTTTATGGGAGACAAGTATTGGTGGAGGAGGTTCTGATTATGGAAACTCAGTAACAGAGGATGTTGATGGAAGTCTATTACTTGTAGGGAGAACATATAGTAAAGGAGCTGGTAGCACTGATGCATGGGTTATAAAAGTTGACACTGAAGGAAACCTTCTTTGGGATATTACTTATGGAAACACAAGCTTGGATGCAGCTAATGATGTTATTAAAAGTAAGGGTGGAGAAATAGTAACCGTAGGCTATACTAGAGTACCAGATACAGGGGATAATCAGGCTTGGGTGCTAAAGTTAAATGAAAGCGGAGAATTATAA
- a CDS encoding M3 family metallopeptidase has translation MMACSTPKNDNMLDQENPFFSAYETPFEVPPFEQIQNGHYLPAFKQGMEAHKAEIQKIIDNKDAATFANTIEALEFSGKLLDRVSTVFYNMMSANTNDELQSIAKEVSPLLSAHSDDINLNPALFARVKAVYEQKDKLELSEEQKVLLEKTYKGFVRGGANLAEDKQASFREINKELSMLSLKFGENVLAETNAYQLIIEDEKDLAGLPEAVKGGAASAAKAAGHEGKWLFTLQKPSMIPFLQYAENRKLREEIYTAYIKRGDNGNENDNKAIISKIASLRLKKANLLGYDSHADFILAENMAKEPQKVTDFLTEIWDAALPMAKREASELQKIIDKEGGNFKLAGWDWWFYAEKLKKQKFNLDENELRPYFQLENVLDGAFLLAEKLYGLSFTERTDIPKYHPEASVYEVKEADGTHVGLLYADFHPRASKRVGAWMTSYRKQSEGVTPVISMVCNFSEPVGDKPALLSMDEVETLFHEFGHALHGLLSNCKYNSLSGTSVARDFVELPSQVMENWTGEPEMLALYAKHYETGEVIPTELVEKVRKAGNFNQGFATVEYLAASFLDMQWHTITSEEEVDAAAFEDKAMNALGMIPEITVRYRSTYFNHIFYGGYSSGYYAYIWAEVLDADAFEAFKENGLFDKETAAKFRSNILERGGTEEAMTLYKKFRGKEPSIEPLLKKRGLLVNDKAAR, from the coding sequence ATGATGGCTTGCAGTACACCGAAAAATGATAACATGCTAGATCAAGAAAATCCATTCTTTTCAGCATACGAAACACCTTTTGAAGTTCCTCCATTTGAGCAAATTCAAAATGGTCATTACTTACCGGCTTTCAAACAGGGGATGGAAGCACATAAGGCTGAAATACAAAAGATCATTGATAATAAAGATGCGGCTACTTTCGCTAATACGATTGAAGCGCTTGAATTTTCTGGAAAATTGTTAGACAGAGTGTCTACTGTTTTCTACAACATGATGTCAGCGAACACCAATGACGAGCTTCAATCAATTGCGAAAGAAGTTTCGCCATTACTTTCAGCTCATTCAGATGACATCAACCTAAACCCAGCTCTTTTTGCAAGAGTAAAAGCGGTTTATGAGCAAAAAGATAAACTAGAGCTTTCTGAAGAGCAAAAAGTTCTTCTTGAGAAAACATACAAAGGTTTTGTAAGAGGTGGAGCAAACCTTGCAGAAGATAAGCAAGCTTCTTTCCGTGAAATCAACAAAGAGCTTTCTATGCTTTCGTTGAAGTTTGGTGAGAATGTATTGGCTGAAACAAATGCTTACCAACTTATCATTGAAGATGAAAAAGACTTGGCGGGTCTTCCTGAAGCGGTAAAAGGTGGAGCGGCAAGCGCAGCAAAAGCAGCAGGTCATGAAGGTAAGTGGTTGTTTACGCTTCAGAAACCAAGTATGATTCCTTTTTTACAATATGCTGAAAACAGAAAATTGAGAGAGGAAATCTATACGGCTTATATCAAAAGAGGTGATAACGGAAATGAGAACGACAACAAAGCCATCATTTCTAAAATTGCTTCTCTTCGTCTGAAGAAAGCAAACCTATTGGGCTATGACTCTCATGCAGATTTCATTTTGGCTGAAAACATGGCTAAAGAGCCTCAGAAAGTAACTGATTTCTTGACAGAAATCTGGGACGCTGCTCTTCCAATGGCTAAGCGTGAAGCTTCTGAATTACAAAAAATCATTGATAAAGAAGGTGGTAACTTCAAACTTGCTGGCTGGGACTGGTGGTTTTATGCTGAGAAATTGAAGAAGCAAAAATTCAACCTAGACGAAAACGAATTACGTCCTTATTTCCAATTGGAAAACGTATTGGACGGAGCATTCCTTTTGGCTGAAAAACTTTATGGTCTTTCATTTACTGAAAGAACTGATATTCCTAAATATCACCCAGAGGCTTCCGTTTATGAAGTAAAAGAAGCTGATGGTACGCACGTAGGATTATTGTATGCAGATTTCCACCCTCGTGCTTCTAAGCGTGTTGGTGCTTGGATGACGAGCTACCGTAAGCAATCAGAAGGTGTTACTCCTGTAATCTCTATGGTTTGTAACTTCTCTGAGCCTGTAGGTGATAAGCCTGCACTTTTGAGCATGGACGAAGTTGAAACGCTATTCCACGAGTTCGGTCATGCACTTCACGGATTGCTTTCTAACTGTAAGTACAACAGTCTTTCGGGTACTTCTGTAGCGAGAGACTTTGTAGAGCTTCCATCTCAAGTTATGGAAAACTGGACAGGTGAGCCAGAAATGCTTGCTTTATATGCAAAACACTACGAGACTGGCGAAGTAATCCCTACTGAACTAGTCGAGAAAGTAAGAAAAGCAGGAAACTTCAACCAAGGATTTGCAACTGTAGAATACTTAGCGGCTTCATTCTTGGATATGCAATGGCACACAATCACTTCTGAAGAAGAAGTAGACGCAGCTGCATTTGAAGACAAAGCTATGAACGCATTAGGTATGATTCCTGAAATCACAGTTCGTTACCGTTCAACTTACTTCAACCACATTTTCTACGGAGGATATTCTTCGGGTTACTATGCCTACATCTGGGCTGAAGTATTGGATGCTGATGCTTTTGAAGCCTTCAAAGAAAATGGATTATTTGATAAAGAGACAGCAGCTAAATTCCGTTCAAATATCCTTGAAAGAGGTGGAACAGAAGAAGCAATGACACTTTACAAGAAATTCAGAGGTAAAGAGCCTAGCATTGAGCCTTTATTGAAGAAAAGAGGTCTACTTGTAAATGATAAAGCAGCTAGATAA
- a CDS encoding threonine/serine exporter family protein: MNIPEEYRFIVQLGRALHKYGVPSYRIQEYLKEVSATQNIQGDFMDLPTWVNYVFYDSEDQHTYNYIRNVQPGEYNLSALGETVDITNQFLSGELKVSEARQALKDLEQKPMLHRKMVQAFAYGVTASAFSILMEANYITIITSFIIGFVIGAFAIMAQRSSYLNSALESLAAFIATILTGCIYFFFPQVNLLLTVIASIIVFVPGMAITRALEEITSKSLVSGTAKLFDALVSLFKQFFGVMLGLSIWKYIFDLPPMTAGTVPPSWLGWIAIPLFLLSLVPIFNIRKKDIVGCVIIGFISYGLMLSLDELGPMVSTFIASVSVILISKLIKKITASPEIIFSTLGILMLVPGSKAFLGLSSAFQINETVDNASQIGLQVAYILMGVIGGLIFSGVFKQTKG; encoded by the coding sequence GTGAACATTCCTGAAGAATATAGATTTATTGTCCAACTCGGACGTGCCTTGCACAAGTATGGCGTTCCTTCTTATCGAATTCAAGAGTACTTGAAAGAAGTTTCTGCGACTCAGAATATTCAAGGTGATTTTATGGATTTACCCACATGGGTAAATTATGTATTTTATGATTCTGAAGATCAGCACACCTATAATTATATCCGTAACGTTCAGCCCGGCGAATATAACTTAAGTGCTTTGGGGGAAACGGTGGATATTACCAATCAATTTCTTTCAGGAGAATTGAAAGTTTCTGAAGCGAGACAGGCTTTGAAAGACTTGGAGCAGAAGCCAATGCTACATCGTAAAATGGTACAAGCTTTTGCTTATGGCGTGACTGCTTCTGCATTTTCAATTTTGATGGAAGCGAATTATATCACGATTATCACTTCTTTTATCATTGGTTTTGTGATAGGTGCTTTTGCAATCATGGCACAGCGTTCGTCTTATCTCAATTCGGCACTCGAATCTTTAGCCGCATTTATTGCTACAATTTTAACGGGTTGTATATACTTTTTCTTTCCGCAAGTAAATCTATTACTGACAGTTATTGCCTCTATCATCGTTTTTGTACCTGGTATGGCAATTACGCGTGCTTTAGAGGAAATCACCTCTAAGAGTTTAGTTTCGGGTACCGCAAAATTGTTTGATGCTTTAGTTTCTTTATTCAAGCAGTTTTTTGGTGTAATGCTAGGGCTTTCAATCTGGAAATATATTTTTGATCTGCCACCAATGACGGCTGGTACTGTTCCGCCATCTTGGTTAGGCTGGATAGCAATACCCTTATTTTTATTGAGCTTAGTTCCTATTTTCAATATTCGAAAGAAAGATATTGTAGGTTGTGTTATCATTGGTTTTATCAGCTACGGGTTGATGCTTTCTTTGGATGAACTAGGTCCAATGGTCAGTACATTTATTGCATCTGTATCTGTGATTTTGATAAGTAAACTAATCAAGAAAATTACAGCATCTCCAGAAATTATATTTTCTACTTTAGGTATTCTAATGCTCGTGCCAGGAAGTAAAGCTTTTCTTGGTTTGAGTAGTGCTTTTCAAATCAATGAAACAGTAGATAATGCGAGTCAGATCGGTTTGCAAGTAGCTTATATTTTGATGGGAGTAATTGGAGGATTAATATTCTCGGGTGTATTTAAACAAACGAAGGGCTAA
- a CDS encoding porin family protein, which produces MKKLVLLFTVLIASISYSNAQEKGQFILGGSLLISTSSLDFSQSGETIYEEKSNAIRISPTVGLMVSDKTAVGLSLAYEKSNIEEGRDQSFESKNLAIFGFLRTHQKISERFTSYVEPYFGKEINLEDEDIKLPFQLGSNVGILYFLSPQLSLEATLLSLNYSTLVEKEDDTKLSVNEFTFGFLLDNPVIGLKYYF; this is translated from the coding sequence ATGAAAAAGCTAGTATTACTTTTCACAGTATTGATTGCATCAATATCGTATTCTAATGCTCAAGAAAAAGGACAATTTATTCTGGGAGGAAGTTTGTTGATTTCAACTAGTTCATTAGATTTTTCTCAAAGTGGAGAAACAATCTATGAAGAGAAGTCTAATGCCATTCGTATCAGCCCAACAGTAGGACTTATGGTAAGTGATAAGACTGCAGTTGGTCTTTCTTTAGCGTATGAAAAGAGCAATATTGAAGAAGGTCGAGATCAATCCTTTGAATCAAAGAATCTTGCTATTTTTGGTTTTCTGAGAACCCATCAAAAGATTTCTGAACGATTTACTAGTTATGTGGAGCCTTATTTCGGTAAAGAAATAAATTTAGAAGATGAGGATATAAAATTACCATTCCAGTTGGGTTCTAATGTAGGTATACTATATTTTCTATCTCCGCAGCTAAGTTTAGAAGCAACGCTCTTAAGTCTCAATTATTCAACATTGGTAGAAAAAGAAGACGATACTAAGCTGAGTGTAAATGAATTCACTTTTGGTTTTCTATTAGATAATCCAGTAATCGGTTTAAAATATTATTTCTAA
- a CDS encoding heavy-metal-associated domain-containing protein — translation MPKYLIIILLFTRFLASASSPPQIVSSEIGINGLTCSLCSQSVEYALKQLPFIDKVEMNLSETTALIYFKGIGRVAPDQIAKAVQDAGFSLRYLNLNVVFDQQEEPCIEIASYQYYLLSTEQQTLNGTISIQLLHQDFLSRKVFKQWKEKLQNTTPCHTTSNTYFAALL, via the coding sequence ATGCCCAAATACCTAATCATAATCCTACTATTTACTCGCTTTTTAGCTAGCGCTAGCTCACCTCCTCAAATTGTGTCCTCAGAAATAGGTATTAATGGATTGACCTGTTCTCTGTGCAGTCAGAGTGTGGAATATGCACTCAAGCAACTCCCTTTTATTGATAAGGTAGAAATGAATTTGAGCGAAACTACCGCGCTTATTTATTTCAAAGGAATTGGACGAGTAGCACCCGATCAAATAGCTAAAGCCGTTCAAGATGCAGGTTTTTCCCTCAGATATTTAAATCTAAATGTGGTTTTTGATCAGCAAGAAGAGCCTTGTATCGAAATCGCTTCTTATCAGTATTACCTCCTTTCGACAGAACAGCAAACCTTGAATGGTACAATTAGCATTCAATTGTTACATCAAGATTTTTTATCCCGAAAAGTCTTTAAGCAATGGAAAGAAAAACTCCAAAATACAACTCCATGCCACACTACATCAAATACCTATTTTGCTGCCTTACTTTAA
- a CDS encoding n-acetylglutamate synthase — protein sequence MNYHNKTFRPVSNTENGETSEETLFYYKQEGNILTSSYKGGKIVEGHLIGTVDENGQIDMRYHQVNTDGELMTGKCISRPEILANGKIRLHETWEWTSGDFSKGESIIEEV from the coding sequence ATGAATTACCACAATAAAACTTTTAGACCTGTCTCAAATACAGAAAATGGAGAGACTTCCGAGGAGACACTTTTTTACTATAAACAAGAAGGTAACATTCTGACTTCGTCTTATAAAGGAGGTAAAATAGTAGAAGGACATCTGATAGGAACAGTAGATGAAAATGGTCAGATTGATATGCGTTATCATCAAGTCAATACCGATGGAGAACTGATGACAGGAAAGTGTATTTCTCGACCTGAGATTTTAGCGAATGGAAAAATTAGATTACATGAGACATGGGAGTGGACATCTGGAGATTTTTCAAAAGGGGAGTCAATCATTGAAGAAGTATGA
- a CDS encoding antibiotic biosynthesis monooxygenase family protein produces the protein MIQEAVFLYVKPELTTQFEKDFVEASQYISSIDGYICHSLQRCLEQENKYLLLVEWTNLEAHTIGFRESEVYQKWKKILHHYYEPFPVVEHFEMVFKQAKKCYDF, from the coding sequence ATGATACAAGAGGCCGTATTCCTTTACGTCAAACCCGAATTGACCACACAATTTGAGAAAGATTTTGTAGAAGCAAGTCAATATATTTCCTCCATTGACGGCTATATCTGTCATAGTTTACAGCGATGTTTGGAGCAAGAAAATAAATATCTGCTTCTGGTAGAATGGACGAATCTAGAAGCACATACCATTGGCTTTAGAGAATCGGAAGTTTATCAGAAATGGAAGAAAATACTCCATCATTATTATGAGCCATTTCCAGTAGTGGAACACTTTGAGATGGTCTTTAAACAAGCTAAAAAATGCTATGATTTTTAG